From a region of the Campylobacteraceae bacterium genome:
- a CDS encoding N-acetyltransferase, with product MAKFFFHESSYIDDNVSIGDNTKIWHFSHILDGSNIGKNCSFGQNCVVGPNVKIGSGVKVQNNISIYEGVTVEDDVFLGPSMVFTNVINPRSFVMRREEFKITLLKKGCSIGANSTVICGNTIGRYSLVGAGSVINKDVKDFALIVGVPGIQIGWVSLAGNKLKFDDKDIAIDSFDNSKYKLNNEIVTLIECR from the coding sequence ATGGCTAAGTTCTTTTTCCATGAATCTTCATATATAGATGATAATGTGAGTATTGGAGATAATACAAAAATATGGCATTTCTCTCATATCTTAGATGGATCTAATATTGGTAAAAATTGTTCGTTTGGACAAAATTGTGTAGTTGGTCCTAATGTAAAAATAGGTTCTGGGGTAAAAGTACAAAATAATATTTCTATTTATGAAGGTGTTACTGTAGAAGATGATGTGTTTTTGGGCCCATCAATGGTTTTTACTAATGTAATTAATCCAAGATCTTTTGTCATGAGACGTGAAGAATTTAAAATAACACTACTGAAAAAAGGTTGTTCAATTGGTGCAAATTCAACTGTGATATGTGGTAATACTATTGGACGATATTCATTAGTTGGAGCAGGAAGCGTAATAAATAAAGATGTAAAAGATTTTGCACTTATTGTGGGAGTGCCAGGTATACAAATTGGATGGGTATCACTTGCTGGGAATAAATTAAAATTTGATGATAAAGATATAGCAATAGATTCATTTGATAATTCTAAATATAAGTTAAATAATGAAATAGTTACGTTAATAGAGTGTAGGTAA
- a CDS encoding N-acetyltransferase, with amino-acid sequence MVSIYIDPTANVSPDTIIGDGTKIWINSQIREKAIIGENCILSKDTYIDTQVKIGNNCKIQNGVSIYQGVTIEDDVFVGPNACFTNDKVPRAFDAEWKITPTLVKKGSSIGANATIVCGIIIGEYAMIAAGSVVTKDVEPYSLVLGNPAKHYSYVDKMGNKIEGNPND; translated from the coding sequence ATGGTTAGTATATATATAGATCCAACTGCAAATGTATCACCTGATACAATAATAGGAGATGGAACAAAAATTTGGATAAATTCTCAAATAAGAGAAAAAGCTATAATAGGTGAAAACTGTATTCTTTCAAAAGACACCTATATTGATACTCAAGTAAAAATAGGTAATAACTGTAAAATACAAAATGGTGTATCCATTTATCAAGGAGTTACGATAGAGGATGATGTTTTTGTTGGCCCAAATGCTTGTTTTACAAATGATAAAGTACCAAGAGCATTTGACGCTGAATGGAAGATAACTCCAACACTAGTTAAGAAAGGTTCTAGTATAGGGGCAAATGCAACTATTGTATGTGGAATAATTATAGGTGAATATGCAATGATTGCAGCAGGAAGTGTTGTAACAAAAGATGTTGAACCCTACAGTCTAGTATTAGGAAATCCAGCAAAACATTACTCATATGTAGATAAAATGGGAAATAAAATAGAAGGGAATCCAAATGATTAG
- a CDS encoding Gfo/Idh/MocA family oxidoreductase, which produces MISIALIGYGYWGPNVARNIHINPNLNLHTICDIKEDRLEKAKSIYLAQLNYELNYKKILENGEIQAIAIAVETSGHYSLVKEALLAGKNVYVEKPFTSTVKEAQELEELSKELNLIIHVDHIMIFHPIIKKIKSLMENDELGDILYIDAMRMNLGQIKKDVSAMWDLAVHDLAIIDYLMNGKEPFYINSVGEKYYNPKESLCFLTLRYEGFISHIQSSWISPLKERRLVVAGTKKMVVFDDLKSEKLSVYDKGVDVISGKNIEYKDYVVKTRDGDVWMPYVKQEDALFNSIDHFKKCIEQNKQSISSPKQAIRLQKILELADEKMNK; this is translated from the coding sequence ATGATTAGTATAGCACTTATCGGTTATGGTTATTGGGGCCCTAATGTAGCGAGAAATATTCATATAAATCCAAATTTAAATCTTCATACAATTTGTGATATAAAAGAAGACAGATTAGAAAAAGCCAAGTCTATATATCTTGCTCAATTAAACTATGAATTAAACTACAAAAAAATATTAGAAAACGGTGAAATACAAGCTATAGCAATTGCAGTAGAAACTAGCGGTCATTATAGTCTAGTAAAAGAAGCTTTACTTGCTGGAAAAAATGTATATGTAGAAAAACCTTTCACTTCTACAGTAAAAGAAGCCCAAGAATTAGAAGAATTATCAAAAGAGTTAAATCTTATAATTCATGTAGATCATATTATGATATTTCATCCTATTATTAAAAAAATAAAATCTTTGATGGAGAATGATGAGTTAGGTGATATTCTTTATATAGATGCAATGAGAATGAATTTAGGTCAGATAAAAAAAGATGTTAGTGCAATGTGGGACTTGGCTGTTCATGATTTGGCTATCATAGACTATCTTATGAATGGAAAAGAACCATTTTACATAAATTCGGTTGGTGAAAAATATTATAACCCAAAAGAAAGTTTATGTTTTTTGACTTTACGATATGAAGGCTTTATCTCCCATATCCAATCAAGCTGGATATCTCCATTAAAAGAAAGAAGACTTGTCGTTGCAGGTACTAAAAAAATGGTTGTATTTGATGATTTAAAATCAGAAAAGTTATCTGTTTATGATAAAGGTGTAGATGTAATATCTGGGAAAAACATAGAATATAAAGATTATGTTGTTAAAACTAGGGATGGTGATGTTTGGATGCCATATGTAAAACAAGAAGATGCTTTATTTAATAGTATTGATCATTTTAAAAAATGTATAGAACAAAATAAACAATCAATTTCAAGTCCAAAACAGGCTATAAGGCTTCAAAAGATTCTTGAACTTGCTGATGAAAAAATGAATAAGTAG
- a CDS encoding NAD-dependent epimerase/dehydratase family protein codes for MKSRPYIKNSTILVTGGAGFIGSHLVDRLIVEGAKEVVIIDNMFLGSEENLKDAILKGAILYKDDLEITSSLDYIFEKHDIDIVFNCATKALNYSFVNPKNAFNTNVNGILNILEHQRKGSFKTLVHFSTSEVYGTAVYEPMDEKHPINPTTTYAAGKAAADIAVNSWINMYNVDAFIVRPFNNYGPRQNYKGFMAGIIPITAYRILNDINPEIHGTGLQSRDFIYVLDTVDVIIKLYSKMKKGDSVNISTDGQVSMKDLILKITRIMNYKGKILQKEARGADVECHNACNKKVKTLIDYNLTSFEDGLKETLKWYKENIK; via the coding sequence ATGAAAAGTAGACCATACATAAAAAATAGTACTATCCTTGTTACAGGGGGTGCTGGATTCATTGGAAGTCATCTTGTAGATAGACTTATTGTTGAGGGTGCAAAAGAAGTAGTTATTATAGATAACATGTTTTTGGGAAGTGAAGAAAACCTTAAGGATGCTATCTTAAAGGGTGCAATTTTGTATAAAGATGATTTAGAAATTACATCATCCTTAGATTATATCTTTGAAAAACATGATATAGACATAGTTTTTAATTGTGCAACTAAAGCATTAAATTATTCTTTTGTAAATCCAAAGAATGCATTTAATACGAATGTAAATGGTATTTTGAATATTTTAGAACATCAAAGAAAAGGTAGTTTTAAAACATTAGTACATTTTTCTACTTCTGAAGTATATGGTACAGCCGTGTATGAACCTATGGATGAAAAACATCCAATTAACCCAACCACTACTTATGCAGCAGGAAAAGCTGCTGCCGATATAGCAGTTAATTCTTGGATAAATATGTACAATGTAGATGCTTTTATTGTAAGACCTTTTAATAATTATGGTCCAAGACAAAATTATAAAGGATTTATGGCCGGAATTATACCTATAACAGCATATAGAATATTAAATGATATAAATCCTGAAATCCACGGAACAGGTTTACAAAGTAGAGATTTTATATATGTACTAGATACTGTAGATGTTATAATAAAACTTTATTCAAAAATGAAAAAAGGCGATAGTGTAAACATTTCAACAGATGGACAAGTATCTATGAAAGATTTAATACTTAAAATTACCAGGATTATGAATTATAAAGGTAAAATTCTACAAAAAGAGGCAAGAGGTGCTGATGTAGAATGTCATAATGCTTGCAATAAAAAAGTAAAAACTTTAATAGATTATAATTTAACATCTTTTGAAGATGGATTAAAAGAAACACTTAAATGGTATAAGGAAAATATCAAATGA
- a CDS encoding DegT/DnrJ/EryC1/StrS family aminotransferase encodes MIKLIKPYLSFDEVKNEFEDIFDSGWFTKGKYVEEFRNEIKSYTDAKYAYLTTSATTALAMALKVLDIKAGDEVMVSDFSFPATANVVEELGAIPIFVDVNVDTFNMLTEQLESKITSKTKAVIFVDALGNPSGIHDVKEICKKYNLPLIEDGACAIGSSELGIKCGNIADITCFSFHPRKLLTTGEGGAITFNNDDYSSFFEIKLNHGAKVTNGKFDFVDYGYNYRLPELQCVMGIKQFQKLDEIVASRNLIRDKYIEGLSPLGFEIQTIKKNVEYNVQSLVFKVPVNISRDDLIKYLKYNEIETTIGTYCLSATTYYKNKYNDVQKNAIFLEENTITFPCYNDVDVKYIVSKIKGYE; translated from the coding sequence ATGATTAAATTAATAAAACCATATTTATCTTTCGATGAAGTAAAAAATGAATTTGAAGATATTTTTGATAGTGGTTGGTTTACAAAAGGAAAGTATGTAGAAGAATTTCGTAATGAAATAAAAAGTTATACAGACGCTAAATATGCCTATTTAACAACTTCTGCAACAACTGCACTAGCTATGGCCTTAAAAGTACTGGATATAAAAGCTGGTGATGAAGTGATGGTATCTGACTTTTCTTTTCCTGCAACTGCAAATGTAGTAGAAGAACTAGGTGCCATTCCAATATTTGTAGATGTTAATGTAGATACTTTTAATATGTTAACAGAGCAACTTGAGAGTAAAATCACATCAAAAACAAAAGCAGTTATTTTTGTAGATGCGCTTGGAAATCCAAGTGGCATACATGATGTAAAAGAAATATGTAAAAAATATAATCTTCCATTAATAGAAGATGGTGCATGCGCTATAGGAAGCAGTGAACTTGGTATTAAATGTGGAAATATAGCAGATATTACTTGTTTTAGTTTTCATCCTAGAAAACTACTTACTACAGGTGAAGGTGGAGCAATTACTTTTAATAATGATGACTATTCAAGTTTTTTTGAAATTAAGTTAAATCATGGAGCAAAAGTTACTAATGGTAAATTTGATTTTGTAGATTATGGTTACAATTACAGGTTGCCAGAATTACAATGTGTAATGGGCATAAAACAATTTCAAAAATTAGATGAAATAGTTGCATCAAGAAATCTAATAAGAGATAAATATATAGAAGGATTAAGTCCACTAGGATTTGAGATACAAACTATAAAAAAAAATGTAGAATATAACGTACAGTCATTAGTATTTAAAGTGCCCGTGAATATTAGTCGAGATGATTTAATAAAATATTTAAAATACAATGAAATAGAAACTACTATAGGAACATATTGTTTAAGTGCTACAACATACTATAAAAATAAATATAATGATGTTCAAAAAAATGCAATATTTTTAGAAGAAAATACTATTACTTTTCCTTGTTATAATGATGTTGATGTTAAATACATAGTTTCGAAAATAAAAGGGTATGAATAA
- a CDS encoding acyltransferase, giving the protein MIKAFLSSIFIKRDKIKKKFCRVLPVGDYIIDRWEKAQYCGFGKGTSIYDSSLILGNVSVGKNTWIGPYTLLDGSGGILEIGNNCNISAGVQVYTHDTVESVINNKEIQKADTRIGNNVYIGPNTIIAKGVTIGDFVVIGTNSFVNKDIESYSKAFGTPVKIVSNTKL; this is encoded by the coding sequence ATGATAAAAGCCTTTCTCTCATCTATTTTTATAAAAAGAGACAAGATTAAAAAGAAGTTTTGTCGTGTATTACCAGTAGGAGACTATATTATTGATAGATGGGAAAAAGCACAGTACTGTGGTTTTGGAAAAGGAACTTCTATATATGATAGCAGTTTAATACTAGGGAATGTTTCTGTTGGTAAAAATACTTGGATAGGGCCGTATACTCTACTTGATGGTTCTGGAGGTATCTTAGAAATAGGTAATAATTGTAATATTTCAGCAGGCGTACAAGTTTATACACATGATACAGTAGAAAGCGTTATTAATAATAAGGAAATTCAAAAGGCAGATACAAGAATAGGGAATAATGTTTATATAGGACCCAATACGATAATAGCTAAAGGTGTTACTATTGGAGATTTTGTTGTTATAGGTACAAATAGTTTTGTAAATAAAGATATAGAAAGTTATTCGAAAGCCTTTGGCACTCCTGTTAAAATAGTTAGTAATACAAAATTATGA
- a CDS encoding glycosyltransferase family 1 protein, with translation MNLVFYFFRIININKNKNKKISWVCGVSEVASMLNLVSKIIKPVTTVCMDNNSYYNLDYDYNIKISNKYLKYLFKIFYGPILLGYLLNKNTHFWYMWNTGFLLNRDYEFKFLKAKNKKIICMFLGSDIRSPKLIKEMINRLNIDHFIEYIGTDNYVCEKKLKKIAYSADRYADIIISAKYDHLSYIKGKQYFFPYIYNEEKFCKNKKKFENLKKIKILHAPSNPIIKGTPLVRAAIKKLEIEGYDFEYIELQNIPNETVLEHLKSSHIVLNQFYAFVPGVFGIESMANNCAVLMSADSTIETGLPHDSEDAWMITRYWEVYDNLKYLLNHPEKIKYYADNGYAFAHKHYTYEAASKYVKKVLNENGIID, from the coding sequence TTGAATTTAGTATTTTATTTTTTTAGAATCATAAATATAAATAAAAACAAAAATAAAAAAATTTCTTGGGTATGCGGTGTTTCAGAAGTAGCTAGTATGCTAAACCTAGTTTCTAAAATAATAAAGCCAGTAACAACTGTATGTATGGATAATAATTCATATTATAATTTGGATTATGATTATAATATAAAGATATCAAATAAGTACTTGAAGTATTTGTTCAAAATTTTCTATGGTCCGATTCTTTTAGGTTATCTTCTGAATAAAAATACACACTTTTGGTATATGTGGAATACAGGTTTTTTATTAAATCGTGACTACGAATTTAAATTTTTAAAAGCAAAAAATAAAAAAATTATATGTATGTTTCTGGGAAGTGATATCCGTTCTCCTAAATTAATTAAAGAGATGATAAATAGACTAAATATTGATCATTTTATAGAATATATAGGTACAGATAATTATGTCTGTGAAAAAAAGCTAAAAAAGATTGCATATTCTGCAGATCGATATGCTGATATTATAATATCAGCAAAATATGATCACCTTTCATACATTAAAGGAAAACAATATTTTTTTCCTTATATTTACAATGAAGAGAAATTTTGTAAAAATAAAAAAAAGTTTGAAAATTTAAAGAAGATTAAAATCTTACATGCTCCTTCAAATCCAATAATTAAGGGTACTCCTCTTGTAAGGGCTGCAATTAAAAAATTAGAAATAGAGGGATATGATTTCGAATATATTGAACTTCAAAATATTCCAAATGAAACTGTACTGGAACATCTAAAATCTAGTCATATCGTTCTTAATCAATTTTATGCATTTGTACCTGGTGTATTTGGAATAGAATCTATGGCAAATAATTGCGCTGTTTTGATGTCTGCTGACTCCACTATAGAAACTGGTTTACCTCATGATAGTGAAGATGCATGGATGATAACAAGATATTGGGAAGTATATGATAATCTAAAATACTTACTGAATCATCCAGAAAAGATAAAATATTATGCTGATAATGGTTATGCATTTGCACACAAACACTATACATATGAAGCAGCAAGCAAATATGTAAAGAAAGTTTTAAACGAAAATGGTATTATAGATTGA
- a CDS encoding oligosaccharide flippase family protein, with amino-acid sequence MIKSFLKNSFIYTIGTVFTRGIGILLVPIYTRYLTPSEYGVIDLFIILTSLISLTIALEIHQAVVRFYQDTEDEDEKMKYVSTAFIFTVFVYMIYLIISFSFSDIFTLWLLDDIKYKSIFLLATFSVFTSGLFYFTSGQLKWQIMPKQLVTVSIVNVTIVASITVYLLVIEKMKIESIFIGQIVGNSLCMVLSIYYAQKSYKMVFVYTKFKELIHFSFPLVFSSVAIFIALFIDRIAIKYFLGLDELGIYGLAYRFAAVTSLVMIGFQSSLSPLIYKHYKEKETPKNIVRLFELFWIFMISVTAGAILFSKEIIVLMSTKDYYAAVPVIPLLVLAVFFTNMYIFIPGLGVAKKTKLIAIISIIAAILNTGLNFLLIPMFGIEGAALATLISAVSIFVVRVRMSQEYYFIPFRWARTIFSLLIVIIASYLLVDYFNTISLLFISVKILFLFVVLIAVSLLMIEKEDLKIITFFKKRE; translated from the coding sequence TTGATAAAATCATTTTTGAAAAATAGTTTTATATATACTATAGGCACAGTGTTTACTCGTGGTATAGGCATACTTCTTGTTCCTATATATACTAGATACCTAACTCCAAGTGAATATGGAGTGATAGATTTATTTATCATACTTACTTCTCTTATCAGTCTTACTATTGCTTTGGAGATACATCAAGCAGTTGTTAGGTTTTACCAAGATACTGAAGATGAAGATGAAAAGATGAAGTATGTATCTACTGCATTTATATTTACTGTTTTTGTTTATATGATATATTTAATTATTTCGTTTAGTTTTTCAGATATTTTTACGCTATGGTTACTCGATGATATAAAATATAAAAGTATATTTCTACTAGCTACCTTCTCTGTCTTTACTTCTGGATTGTTTTACTTTACATCTGGTCAGTTAAAGTGGCAAATCATGCCAAAACAGTTAGTAACAGTTAGTATTGTAAATGTTACGATAGTGGCCAGTATAACTGTATATCTACTTGTGATAGAAAAGATGAAAATAGAAAGTATATTTATAGGGCAAATTGTTGGAAATAGCCTTTGTATGGTATTATCTATTTACTATGCTCAAAAAAGTTACAAGATGGTTTTTGTATACACAAAATTTAAAGAGTTAATACACTTTTCCTTTCCACTTGTATTTTCTAGTGTAGCCATATTTATAGCTTTGTTTATAGATAGAATTGCAATAAAGTATTTTTTAGGATTAGATGAATTAGGGATATATGGACTTGCGTATAGGTTCGCTGCAGTTACCAGTTTAGTAATGATAGGCTTTCAAAGCTCCTTATCTCCTTTGATTTATAAACATTATAAAGAAAAAGAAACCCCAAAAAATATTGTAAGATTATTTGAATTATTTTGGATATTTATGATATCGGTTACTGCAGGAGCTATACTTTTTTCAAAAGAGATAATAGTGCTTATGAGTACAAAAGATTATTATGCTGCAGTACCTGTAATACCATTACTAGTGTTGGCAGTTTTCTTTACAAATATGTATATATTTATCCCTGGACTAGGAGTTGCAAAAAAAACAAAATTAATAGCTATTATTTCAATAATAGCAGCGATTTTAAATACCGGTTTAAACTTCTTGTTGATACCAATGTTTGGAATAGAAGGTGCTGCACTTGCTACATTGATAAGTGCTGTTAGTATATTTGTAGTAAGAGTTAGAATGAGTCAAGAGTATTATTTTATACCATTTAGATGGGCAAGGACGATTTTTAGTTTATTAATAGTCATAATTGCTAGTTATTTACTCGTAGATTATTTTAATACTATCAGCTTATTATTTATTAGTGTCAAAATATTATTCTTATTTGTTGTCCTGATAGCAGTGAGTTTATTAATGATAGAAAAAGAAGACTTGAAAATAATAACTTTTTTTAAAAAAAGGGAGTGA
- the wecB gene encoding UDP-N-acetylglucosamine 2-epimerase (non-hydrolyzing), producing MKILTILGARPQFIKAGSVSREIAKHKEVVEIILHTGQHYDANMSDIFFEEMQIPKPNYFLGIGGKSHGSMTGQMIEKIEEVVLKESPDWILVYGDTNSTLAGSIVASKLHVKLAHIEAGLRSYNMKMPEEVNRILTDRVSNILFCPTHTAIQNLEKEGYRNFTCKILHVGDVMQDGAIFYKNLARKPDCHLENNYVLATIHRAENTDNIKKLSSIISALNQISKEKQVVVPLHPRTKKFIEKYNIDVNFMIIDPVGYLEMVWLISNCDIIMTDSGGLQKEAYFFNKSCITLREETEWVELVEGNHNILVGSNFHKIISSYENHIFNKNYKKNIYGNGDTSKIIIKELLKYNLSTY from the coding sequence GTGAAAATACTAACAATCCTAGGTGCAAGACCACAGTTTATAAAGGCTGGTTCGGTAAGTAGAGAAATAGCAAAACATAAAGAAGTAGTAGAAATTATACTTCATACAGGTCAACATTATGATGCAAACATGAGTGATATTTTTTTTGAAGAAATGCAAATACCAAAACCTAATTATTTCTTAGGAATAGGTGGAAAATCACATGGTTCAATGACTGGCCAAATGATAGAAAAAATTGAAGAAGTTGTTCTTAAAGAATCACCAGATTGGATTTTAGTATACGGAGATACAAATTCTACTTTGGCTGGTTCGATAGTGGCATCTAAGCTTCACGTTAAACTTGCTCATATTGAAGCAGGTTTAAGATCATATAATATGAAAATGCCAGAAGAAGTAAATAGAATTCTTACAGATAGAGTAAGTAATATTCTTTTTTGTCCTACTCATACTGCAATACAAAATTTAGAAAAAGAGGGGTATCGTAATTTTACTTGTAAAATATTACATGTTGGAGATGTAATGCAAGACGGAGCAATCTTTTATAAAAACTTAGCAAGAAAGCCAGATTGTCATTTAGAGAATAACTATGTTTTAGCAACAATTCATAGAGCTGAAAATACGGATAATATTAAAAAGTTAAGCTCAATAATTAGTGCGCTTAATCAAATTAGTAAGGAGAAACAAGTAGTGGTACCCTTGCATCCACGAACAAAAAAATTTATTGAAAAATATAATATTGATGTGAATTTTATGATAATTGATCCTGTTGGATATTTAGAAATGGTTTGGTTAATAAGTAATTGTGATATTATTATGACAGATAGCGGAGGATTACAAAAAGAAGCCTATTTTTTTAATAAATCATGTATAACATTAAGAGAAGAAACTGAATGGGTAGAATTAGTTGAAGGTAACCATAACATTCTTGTAGGTTCCAACTTTCATAAGATTATATCATCATATGAAAATCATATTTTTAATAAAAATTATAAAAAGAATATCTATGGGAATGGTGATACTAGTAAAATAATCATAAAGGAACTTCTAAAATATAATTTATCTACATATTAA
- the asnB gene encoding asparagine synthase (glutamine-hydrolyzing): MCGIAGTINLKYKRDDILKALFHRGPNEQSSYRYKNVNLLHTRLSIQDIDHGQQPYSFNQYVVIFNGEIYNHLSLRKKYLLDFTFKTLSDTETLLYLYIKYGKDMFKHIDGMFSFAVLNKDTNSIFLARDRSGKKPLFIYKDKNSLMFASELNAIKAGIGSLKINEDNIYAYIRSGFFYKETTAYQNVEELEAGSFCTINLESLEIKKEKYFDILKCYEKKSDMSFSEALEQTDVLLRKSVKNRLLSSDLEVGAFLSGGIDSSLVVAIASEFTSNLKTFTVKFEGAFDESHLAKITARQYNTNHHEISLSLNLKNDIEKILLNYGQPFMDSSAIPSYYVSQEAKKHVTVILNGDGADELFGGYRRYVPAANGLIKIASYISFLTKIIPKPHNKKSLYNHIYRLLSMSNKSGLDYYLSSTTDIFEDEYTFKNNSVLNDMNGFINNTNLDDFSKMLYLDFNMLLFSDLLVKMDIATMSASLEGRSPFLSKYLIEFAPTLQNSYKIKGKSTKHILRELSKKYLNDEIIHQPKRGFEVPLLKWVNNDLKDNIFDSLSNKSYSQEFISKKFINQLLYKKINVSEEKRAKMLWNLYCLEVWEKSQ; the protein is encoded by the coding sequence ATGTGTGGAATAGCGGGAACAATTAATTTAAAATATAAAAGAGATGATATCTTAAAAGCACTTTTTCATAGAGGTCCAAATGAACAAAGTTCATATAGATACAAAAATGTTAATTTGTTACATACTCGGCTATCAATTCAAGACATTGATCACGGGCAACAACCTTATTCATTTAATCAATATGTAGTTATCTTTAATGGAGAGATATATAATCATCTTTCTCTTCGTAAGAAGTACCTCTTAGATTTTACTTTTAAAACACTATCAGATACTGAAACTTTATTGTATTTGTACATAAAGTATGGGAAAGACATGTTTAAACATATTGATGGCATGTTTTCTTTTGCAGTATTAAATAAAGATACAAATTCAATATTTTTAGCTCGAGATAGATCTGGAAAAAAACCCTTGTTTATTTATAAAGATAAAAACTCTTTAATGTTTGCTAGTGAACTAAATGCAATAAAAGCTGGTATTGGCTCTTTAAAAATCAATGAAGATAATATATATGCCTATATACGAAGTGGTTTTTTTTATAAAGAGACTACAGCTTATCAAAATGTTGAAGAACTTGAAGCAGGAAGTTTTTGTACAATTAATCTAGAGAGTTTAGAAATAAAAAAAGAAAAATATTTTGATATATTAAAATGTTATGAAAAGAAATCTGATATGTCGTTTTCAGAAGCTTTAGAACAAACAGATGTTTTGTTACGTAAAAGCGTAAAAAACAGGCTTTTATCCTCAGATTTAGAAGTTGGGGCATTTTTAAGTGGAGGTATTGATAGTTCTTTAGTAGTGGCAATTGCTAGTGAATTTACAAGTAATTTAAAAACATTTACTGTAAAATTTGAGGGAGCTTTTGATGAATCTCATTTGGCTAAAATCACTGCGAGACAATACAATACGAATCATCATGAAATATCTCTTTCCCTGAATTTAAAAAATGATATTGAAAAGATTCTATTAAATTATGGTCAACCTTTTATGGATAGCTCTGCAATCCCTAGTTATTATGTCTCTCAAGAAGCAAAAAAACATGTAACTGTTATCTTAAATGGGGATGGAGCAGATGAATTATTTGGAGGATATAGAAGATATGTACCAGCTGCTAATGGTTTAATTAAAATTGCTTCTTATATATCTTTTTTAACTAAAATCATACCAAAACCTCATAATAAAAAATCCTTGTATAATCATATATACCGATTATTATCTATGTCAAATAAAAGTGGATTAGATTATTATCTAAGTTCTACTACTGATATATTTGAAGATGAATATACATTTAAAAATAATTCCGTTTTAAATGATATGAATGGTTTTATAAACAATACAAACTTAGATGACTTTTCTAAAATGTTATATTTAGACTTCAATATGCTTTTATTTTCTGATTTATTAGTAAAAATGGATATTGCAACGATGTCAGCTTCTCTTGAGGGAAGAAGTCCTTTTTTAAGTAAATATTTAATCGAATTTGCACCGACTTTACAAAATTCTTATAAAATCAAAGGCAAGTCAACAAAACATATCTTAAGAGAATTATCCAAAAAATATCTAAACGATGAGATAATACACCAACCCAAAAGAGGTTTTGAAGTGCCTTTATTAAAATGGGTGAATAATGATTTAAAAGACAATATCTTTGATAGTTTAAGTAATAAATCCTATTCACAAGAATTTATCAGTAAAAAGTTTATAAATCAATTATTGTATAAAAAAATAAATGTTTCAGAAGAAAAAAGAGCGAAAATGCTTTGGAATTTATATTGTTTAGAAGTATGGGAAAAGAGTCAATAA